Within Butyrivibrio fibrisolvens, the genomic segment CGGCCTTGTTCCTAAGATCAGAGAGCTTGCAGGAGAACATTTTTCTATCAATCTTGCCCTGTCTTTACATGCTTCAAATCAGGAGAAGAGACAGAAACTTATGCCTATAGCCAATAAGTATGAGCTTTCTGATGTTATTGATGCCTGTCGCTATTATTTTAATGAAACCGGAAGACAGCTTACATTTGAGTATTCGCTTGTAGCCGGAGTTAATGATACTACGGAAGATGCCCAGAAACTGTCAGAACTTTTAAAAGGTCTTAATGCAATAGTAAACCTTATCCCTGTAAATCCTATCAAAGAGCGTGACTTTGCGGCTCCGACACGGGAGAATGCCCTTGCTTTCAAAAATAAACTTGAAAAAAGCGGAATAAATGTTACTATAAGAAGGGAAATGGGCAGGGATATTGACGGTGCATGCGGACAGCTTCGCAGAAGACACCTTAACGAAAATTGACCTGCTAATTTTAATCTCGGCTCAATTACGGCCGGATGGAGGAGTATCTTGATCAAATCGTTTTCCATAACTGACATTGGAAAAGAACGCGAGCTGAACCAGGATTATGTATTTGAATCCCAAGAGAGAATTGGAAATCTGTCCAATCTCTTTATTGTTGCCGATGGTATGGGAGGACATAATGCAGGAGATTATGCGTCACGTTTCAGTGTGAATAAAATAGTTGAAGGAATAGAAGGCTCTTTTGAACAGAGCCCTGTTAAGATTCTGAATCAGTCTATACAGAATGCTAATGCCAAGCTTCGCCGCGTTGCAGAAGAAGATATTAGTATGAAAGGTATGGGAACGACTCTTGTCGCAGCTACTATAATGGGACATTTTCTGCAGGTAGCCAATATCGGAGACAGCAGATTATATATCATAAATGGCGATAATATCAGACAGATTACCAGAGACCATTCTCTTGTTGAAGAGATGGTCAGAATGGGTGGTATCGACAGAGAAGCTGCGCGTAATCACATTGACAAGAATATAATAACCAGAGCTGTAGGAGCTACAGACAAACTGGATATCGACTTTTTCCAGGAAGAGATTAATGCTGGCGATATTATACTGATGTGTTCAGATGGTCTTACCAATATGCTGAGCGATGATGCAATCAGGGATATAGTCAACAGGCAGGGTGAGATAGAGGATAAGGCCCGAGTACTTGTAAATGCTGCCAATGAGAATGGTGGTAAAGACAACATTTCAGTTATCCTTATTGAAATCTCGGAGGAAGATAGATGATTAGAATCGGGATGATCATCGGCGACCGCTATGAAATTCAGGAAAAAATCGGAACTGGCGGAATGTCCGATGTATACAGAGCACTTGATCATAAATTAAATCGTCCTGTTGCAGTCAAGGTACTGAAGCAGGAATTTTCAGAGAACCAGAATTTTGTACAGAAGTTTCGTTCTGAAGCACAGGCAGCAGCTGGCCTGATGCATCCAAATATTGTCAATGTCTATGATGTAGGCAATGATAAGGGAGTCTACTACTTCGTAATGGAGCTTGTAGATGGAATAACTTTAAAGAAATATATTGAAAAGAAATCAAGACTTACAGTCAAGGAAGCTGTAAGTATAGGAATACAGGTCGCAATGGGACTCGATGCTGCTCATAAGAACAACATAGTCCATCGTGACATTAAGCCTCAGAATATCATGATCAGTAAGGACGGCAAGGTCAAGGTTACTGATTTTGGTATAGCCAAGGCTGCGTCCAGTAATACTATTACTTCAAATGTAATGGGATCAGTACATTACACTTCTCCTGAACAGGCAAGAGGTGGTTTTTCTGATGCCAAGAGCGATATCTATTCACTTGGTGTAACCTTGTTTGAGATGGTAACAGGACGTGTTCCTTTTAACGGTGATACAACAGTTGCTATTGCGATAAAGCATATTCAGGAACAGTTCCCGTCTCCTTCTATATATGCTCCGGATCTTCCTATAAGTGTTGAGAAGATAATCCTTAAGTGTTGCCAGAAATCTCCTGATCGCAGATACCAGAATGCTACAGATCTTATTAAGGATCTGAAGCGCTCACTTATCACACCTAATGAAGATTTTGTGGTACTTGTTGATCCTGATGAAGAAGGTGCTACCAGAATAGCATCTGACGATGAGCAGGAGATGATCAGAAATGGTAACCCTCAGGGCGGTAAAACAGGTGAGATGCGCCTAAACGATACCGGCACGATAGGTTCTGATGATCAGATCAAAACTGTAAGGAACAACCGTAATAGCAGGGATATACAGAGCAGCCCTAATTCACAGCGTACATCAAATGACAAGAATTATCGTGATGAGTACGATGAAGGTGATTACGTTTATGACAGATCCTACAGACCCGGCAGCAAGAAAAGGAAAGACGTCAGATCAGACGATAGTCTTGACAAGATAATGATACTTATGGCTGTAGTTGCAGTTGTACTTGTATTTGTTATAATTGCTTTTATTGTAGGTGGACACATGGGGCTTTTTGGGGCAGGTACGACAGGAAGCTCAGCTACCGTTTCGTCTACTCAGGCAGCAGGATCTGATGCATCAGGGATCATAGTTCCTGATGTTGTAGGCATGTCCTACATAGAAGCCAAGACTACCCTTCAGGACAAGGGGTTTAAAGTTGAAAAAGTAGATGATAATGAAAGTTCTGAAGCTAAAAATGTAGTTGTAGCGCAGACTCCGTCAAAGGATACAAGGCAGGCAAGCGGAACTACAGTTACCATAACAGTAAGTACAGGTGCGCATATGGCTGCATCTGATACCGCTTCTTCAGAGTCTAGTGCTAATGAAGTTGTAATGCCTAGTGTTATAGGCCTTGATGAAGCTTCGGCAAGACTTGAGCTCGTGGAGATGGGCTTTTCTAACAGCAATATCAATGTAGTTATGGTCAATAATGAAGATGCTTCACTTACAGATCTTGTGATCAATCAGACTCCTGCCAAGGGAACCAAAGTATCCACAGACTCAACAATCAATCTTGAGGTTTCTGTAGGACCTAAGGCGGCAGCAGCATATGTATTTGTAGGCAATATAGAAGCACCTACAGAGAACACCTATTATACCAGCGGAACTACAGTTAATGTTACGATAACAGCAGCTGACGGAACACTTTTGTTCAGTTCTGCTACAAGTTCTTTTCCTATATCTGTGATACAGAGTCAGAATCAGGCGTACACATCCTCAACAACTGCAACTCTTGAGATGAGTTTTGTAGTCAATACCGAGTCTGGAACTGTGACACAGTCAGTAACAAGGACAGTTTCGCTTACGCAGATGCAATAATTGGAGATTTAATGCAAGGAAAGATTATAAAAGGAATAGCAGGTTTTTATTATATAGATACTCCTTCCGGCAAGCTGTATGAGTGCCGTGCAAAAGGTATATTCAGGCAACAGAAGGTTAAGCCGCTGGTAGGTGATGACGTTCTTATGGATGTAGTATCTGAAGATGATGCCACCGGCAATGTAATAAAGATCCTTCCACGCATGAATGAATTATTAAGACCACCTGTTGTAAATGTTGATCAGGCTCTTATAGTATTTGCAATAGTTCATCCGGATCCATCCTATAACCTTCTGGACAGATTCCTTATAATGATGAAACAGCAGAATCTTCCGGTTATCATATGCTTTAATAAACAGGATATAGCAGGTGAAGAAGAACAAAGAGAACTGGAAGAAACCTATGAGAAGTGCGGATATAAGGTCCTTTTCATAAGCGTTGTAAACGGCAATGGAATAGATGAACTTAAGAGTCTTCTAAAGGGCAAGACTACAGTACTTGCAGGACCAAGTGGTGTAGGTAAGTCATCTCTTATAAATCTCCTGCATCCTAAAGCTATGATGGAAACAGGAGAATTATCCAAAAAAATAGAAAGAGGTAAGAATACCACAAGACATTCAGAACTCTTTCATGTAGAAGGCTTAAGTCTTGATACCTATATCATGGATACGCCCGGATTTACTTCATTGTACCTTAAAGATGTAACTACCAGAGAACTTCCCTTATATTATCCTGAATTCGAAGCTTATGAGCCGGAGTGCAGATTTGGAGGCTGTTCTCATATTACAGAACCTGACTGCGGCGTCAAAAGAGCTGTAGAAAAAGGCCTTATATCCCGTATCAGATACGAGAACTATAAAGTTCTCTATGATGAACTGAAAAATGCCAAGCCTGTCTATGGCAAAAAAGAAGGAAGAAAACCAATGTGATTATTACTCCCTGTGTAAGCAAAGCATAGGGAGTTTTACTTTGAATATAATCTCATCATCTGTACATTCTGCCCATATCATACCACCATGCTGGTTTATGATCTCCTTGGCTATTGATAGGCCAAGTCCATAGCTTCCATTATGAGACCTGGAAGAATCTGTCCTATAAAATCTTGTGAAAATATCTCTAAGCTCCTTATCAGAAAGCTTGTCACCTTTGTTGGACACAGACAACAGAATATTAGAAGAATATTGCTTTGAGAGTGACATCTTGATGGCTGTGCCGTCATAAGCATATTTTCCGGCATTATCAAGGAGAATATCGATGACTTCACGAAGTTTGCTGAGATCACCTTTGACAAAAAGTTTTTCATCTACATTTGTTTCAAGTAGGTGGCCTCTTTCGAAAAGTTCAACTTCCATAACCAAAGACTCATCTGTAACCAGTCCGGAAATATCTACAGGAATGAAGTTTTCTTTTGGTATACCCCTGTCTATACGGGCAAGATCAAGAAGGTGGGTTATAAGAGTCTTCATTTGATGAGATTCTGTGAGTATGTTTGAAATGTATTTATTTTGAGAAGTGGAAGAGGTTTCGTTTTTGTTCAATAGCTCTGCATTGGTCAGGATGACTGTCAGAGGAGTCTTGAGCTCGTGAGATGCATCTGCTATAAACTGTTTTTGCTGGTTCCAGGCAAATTCCGTAGGTTTTATTATCCATTTTGAAAGATATATGGTCATAATACTTACAATGACAAGTGATACTACGTACATTAGCATACATGTCCTGAAAAGAGAATCAGTATATAATTCATCTTCCATGGAACTTTCAATAGCATACCAGGTTCCTGCAGCTGACTTTGAATAGTTATAGTAAAGGTGGGAGTTTTCAAGCATAAAGTCTGACTCCCCGTAATAATCACTTTGTATCTCTCGATAGATCTGTTCGAGCTGGCTTCTACTGTACTGCATGCTGTAGTATCTTGTGATAGTTCCTACATGATTGACATAAAAAGCGGAATATGTAAGCGAGGAAGCATTGTCCCTTGGAGAAAGAATCTCTTCAGGCTTATCAAGGATAACATTAAGAGCATTGGAAGCATTGCTTCTTGCAAGATTAGATTCTAATATAGGGATACTTACAAAGAGAATTCCAAGTAGTATCGTGGCTATGATAATCATTATTACGATAAATCTTTGTTGTAATCTTTTGATCATATAATCAATCCTTTGTTCCAAATAGATTTGGTATTCACTCCAAGTGATACCCAACGCCGCGAACTGCGCATATGTTTACGCTGCTCCCCAACTTTTTAAGCTTCTTACGAAGAAAAGCCACATATACTTCTACATTATTCTCAATAGCTTCTGAGTCATAGCCCCATACCTGATCGAGAATCCTTGATTTTGGAATGTTGCTGCTTCCGGCCTGCATCAGAAGTCGCAGCACATCGAACTCCTTAGAAGATAGTCTTATGCTTTCTGCTCCGCAGCTCATACTTATGCCTGTAAGGTCAAGTCTAAGGTCTCCAAAGGTTATCTCGTCCACCTGGTCCTTCTGACGCCTTGTAAGAGCGCGTATGCAGGCAATAAGCTCTCTTGATTCAAAAGGCTTTGTAAGATAATAGTCTGCGCCGCTGTCAAGGCCTCTTACTCTGTCATCCAGATCAGACTTTGCGGTAAGCATTAGAATAGGGGTTCCATTGTGCTCTCTTCGAAGAGTAGTAGCAACTTCAAAACCATTGATCTTTGGGAGCATGACATCCAGAACTATAAGATCATATATTTGCAGGCGTGCCTTATCAAGTCCGTCTACACCGTCATAAGCAGCTTCTGCTTCGTAGTTATTTGATTTTAATAGCTCCACTATTGAGTCTGCCAGAATCTGCTCATCTTCAACAACAAGAATTCTCATATGTATTCTCCATTTAAGGCGCCCCAGAGATGCTTTGGACACCTGCATCATTATGTGTTTTCAGGTAATAGTTACAGTTTTTAGAACATATGAATTTTAGCTTTATTATCTAGAAAAGACATATGTTTATGTAGCACTATATCTTTACGAACGGTCCTAACATAATTGTACTATATAAAAAAAAGAAAGAAGTAAAGTCTTTCTATGCACAGCTCCATCATACATCCTACAACATATCATAAGATGCTGAAAAAAATCTTAAATCAAGATTACCATAAGCAGTGGTTTAAGAACGTAATAATAAATTGAATGTCATGATAAATAAAATATCTCATTAAGCCGATAACCATAGTGGACGATTTAAGAAAATATAAACGAGTGAGCACATCGATTTTGGGAGGTCTTTATGAATAAATCCAAATCAGTTAGATCAATAATAAAAAAAGCAGTCTCTATAATCATTGTAACTGCCTTTACGATGATAATGTTTTTTGAAAGTACATCCATAGTCAGCCGGGCAGAAGATCCCTATGAGATACTTCTGTCAGCTACTACTGTATATAATGGCGTTGATTATAGCGCAGAATATGATGCCTATTGTTATTACATGAACTATGCGGATATAAGAGCTGCATTTGGAATGGACCCATATGCGCTTATCATGCACTATGCCCTTTATGGAAGATTTGAAGGAAGGATAGCCAACAGGCTTATAGCTACAGAAGAAGTCGTAGTACCATCCGGAGACGATACGGTATCCGTAATTGATATAAACAAGCATGATAACGGAGGCATGAGTGCCAAACAGGAACAGATAGCAAGAAGCAAAGCTTCACAGATAGCCACTGAGATCAAAAAGGCAGCTGCAAACTATACTCCCAAAAAAGGAACGGGAGTAGAAGTCCTTGAATGTGCATATGCTGCCGGTATAGTGCAGGCATACTGCAATGATGGTACATATACAACATCAGGCAAAAATTACAGAACAGCCTATGGAGTATTTGTAGCACGCGAATATTCAAGTGAAGGTGCAACAAGAGCTCTCGGACTTATCCTTGATTATCTTGGAATACGCTGGGAGCATGCCAATATAGGAACATACGCTGATCAGTGGTGCAGAGTCATAGTAGATGGTCAGGAAGGCTTTGCAGATGGTATAAACGGCGTTGCAGGCTATGGCAAGAGTTCACTTGAAGGCGGCGATGGCAAAGAGATAAGCTATGCTGATGTAAGAGCAATGTTCAGCGTATATTGATAAGCTGACAAAGGCTATATAGTGTGCGAAGGGATCGCACTTTAAATCTATAAGCAGGGAAGCTGACAAGAGGCTGCATGTCATATACAAGTGTTACTAATATATCAGTAAAAAAATATTTGGCTCTAAATAAATTATTGAAGATGACTAGAAATGCCGCAGTGGTAATCCTTGCGGCTATTCTTGTTGTAATAAATACCCCCCTTTATTCAAAAGCAGAAGAACTAACTACTATTACAGTCAATACTTTTGATAAGCCTGAGAAAATAACAGCTATCCATATAGGGCAGAATGTTAAGCAGATATCCAGCAATTCTTTTGTCAACATGTTCAATCTCAAAGAGATCACAGTTAGTGAGAATAACCGCTATTATTCATCCTATGACGGATGCCTTTATGATAAGAAGCTCACAACCCTTCTGTGTTTCCCTCAGGCAAGAAAGTCAGCATATATACCGGATTCTGTGGTCACTATAGGAGTAGATGCCCTCGACGGCGTAGAGACTGATCTTAAGAAGCAGGTAGAGAATACTATAGCCTACAATAGCGAAGCAGGAGCAGCAGAGCAGGATATATTAAATCCGCATCTTGTCTATACTGATAGCGGAGTCATGTGGGATGATGGCAGAGGCAATCTAATGCCTGTCAATGACGGCCTCATGCTCGTTGTAGCGCAGTTTGTAACAGACAATACAGATAGCAAGATGAGACAGAATGAACAGCTTAGAAGCTGCTACAATAGTCTCATAGAGAATACTACGTACTCTGACTATTTCTATGTGCCTTCAGGTAACTGGACCGGTGAAAAAGCTCTATCGACTCTTTCAACCAAAGTAGGAGACTCTTACGGCATGTCTGCGGCCTTTGCGTATATAGCTGCAAGCCTTGGCTACAAGACAAGAGTTATAGTTGGGGTGATCACAGATAGCGAAGGTAAGAGCCAGTCTGCGGCCTGGGTTCAGGTAGAAATTGACGGAACTTACTACGTATTTGATCCTGCCATGGAGAAAAATCTGGGAGAAGACTGCTATAAAATCTCTGCTACGTCAAGCACAAACGGAATTACGCGCAAAAATAGTGCGTCTTATACTGTGATTTTTTGACCAAACGTTCTAGCTTTTTAGCTAAATAATCCTCAGATATAGTATAATTATTAGGGATTTTATCTCAAATTATATTGAGGTATTGACTATACAACGCATTTTGCGATATTCTATATCGCGATGATTTTTTATGTTCTTCAATCATGAACATATAGATTCTCATTTTTTTGAAGAAAAACAGGAATCTATGGATTATGTTTTATGATCCATTTTATCTTTGATCAGATAGTCAGCATTCATGCTTCAAGTTATAGTTATTTTCAGGAGGAATAAAGATGTCTAAGACACCGTTTATTATAGGAATCGCAGGAGGAACCGGCTCAGGTAAGTCCACTTTTACCAACAGACTCAAACATATATTCAAGGATCAGGTAACCGTCCTTTATTATGACAACTATTATAGAGCACATGATGATCTTCCCTTTGAAGAAAGGAAAAAGATCAATTATGATCATCCTGATGCATTCGAAACAGACCTTCTTCTTGAGCACCTTAAGATGCTTAAGGCTGGCAAGTCAATTGAGTGTCCTGTTTATGACTATACACAGCACAATCGTTCAGATGAAGTTACAGTTGTAAATCCAAGTAATATCATCCTTCTGGAAGGTATCCTTGTACTTGCAGATGAGAGACTTCGCGACCAGATGGATATTAAGATCTTCGTAGAAGCTGACGCAGATGAGAGAATCCTGCGCCGAGTAGTTCGCGATGTTAAGGAAAGAGGAAGAGATATAGACAATATCGTAGATCAGTACCTAACAACAGTTAAGCCTATGCACTATCTCTATGTAGAGCCTACCAAGATGTATGCAGATCTTGTTATCAACAGTGGAATGAATGACATGGCTCTTGATGTTATGGCTACCAAGATCAATTCACTTATAGAAGAAAACTAAACATATTAGTATCAGAGCCGATGCGAATGCATCGGCTTATTTTATGACCTTTATTGCGGCGGTTTTGATTACCTTTTATCACATAAAAAATGTCACCTGCCGGATGAAATGTGTAATTCGTCAGAAAACTATTTACAAGCTCATTATTGTATGTATAATAGCAAAAGTCTATGTAATAGAATTGGAGCAAAGAAAGGACAAAAATATTAATGAAAAAAGTAATAAAAGTAATACTTGTACTAATGCTTATCTTCAATATCTTCAGCACAGTAAGATATGGTATAGATACTTTCGGAGAAAAGGATATTGACTGCGAGAGAGTGACTATAACCGACAAATATGAGATCGGATCAGGCGTAAGAGGAACTTCCGATTATATGAAAGGTGAAAATGAAGATGG encodes:
- a CDS encoding Stp1/IreP family PP2C-type Ser/Thr phosphatase — encoded protein: MIKSFSITDIGKERELNQDYVFESQERIGNLSNLFIVADGMGGHNAGDYASRFSVNKIVEGIEGSFEQSPVKILNQSIQNANAKLRRVAEEDISMKGMGTTLVAATIMGHFLQVANIGDSRLYIINGDNIRQITRDHSLVEEMVRMGGIDREAARNHIDKNIITRAVGATDKLDIDFFQEEINAGDIILMCSDGLTNMLSDDAIRDIVNRQGEIEDKARVLVNAANENGGKDNISVILIEISEEDR
- the pknB gene encoding Stk1 family PASTA domain-containing Ser/Thr kinase — protein: MIRIGMIIGDRYEIQEKIGTGGMSDVYRALDHKLNRPVAVKVLKQEFSENQNFVQKFRSEAQAAAGLMHPNIVNVYDVGNDKGVYYFVMELVDGITLKKYIEKKSRLTVKEAVSIGIQVAMGLDAAHKNNIVHRDIKPQNIMISKDGKVKVTDFGIAKAASSNTITSNVMGSVHYTSPEQARGGFSDAKSDIYSLGVTLFEMVTGRVPFNGDTTVAIAIKHIQEQFPSPSIYAPDLPISVEKIILKCCQKSPDRRYQNATDLIKDLKRSLITPNEDFVVLVDPDEEGATRIASDDEQEMIRNGNPQGGKTGEMRLNDTGTIGSDDQIKTVRNNRNSRDIQSSPNSQRTSNDKNYRDEYDEGDYVYDRSYRPGSKKRKDVRSDDSLDKIMILMAVVAVVLVFVIIAFIVGGHMGLFGAGTTGSSATVSSTQAAGSDASGIIVPDVVGMSYIEAKTTLQDKGFKVEKVDDNESSEAKNVVVAQTPSKDTRQASGTTVTITVSTGAHMAASDTASSESSANEVVMPSVIGLDEASARLELVEMGFSNSNINVVMVNNEDASLTDLVINQTPAKGTKVSTDSTINLEVSVGPKAAAAYVFVGNIEAPTENTYYTSGTTVNVTITAADGTLLFSSATSSFPISVIQSQNQAYTSSTTATLEMSFVVNTESGTVTQSVTRTVSLTQMQ
- the rsgA gene encoding ribosome small subunit-dependent GTPase A codes for the protein MQGKIIKGIAGFYYIDTPSGKLYECRAKGIFRQQKVKPLVGDDVLMDVVSEDDATGNVIKILPRMNELLRPPVVNVDQALIVFAIVHPDPSYNLLDRFLIMMKQQNLPVIICFNKQDIAGEEEQRELEETYEKCGYKVLFISVVNGNGIDELKSLLKGKTTVLAGPSGVGKSSLINLLHPKAMMETGELSKKIERGKNTTRHSELFHVEGLSLDTYIMDTPGFTSLYLKDVTTRELPLYYPEFEAYEPECRFGGCSHITEPDCGVKRAVEKGLISRIRYENYKVLYDELKNAKPVYGKKEGRKPM
- a CDS encoding sensor histidine kinase, which gives rise to MIKRLQQRFIVIMIIIATILLGILFVSIPILESNLARSNASNALNVILDKPEEILSPRDNASSLTYSAFYVNHVGTITRYYSMQYSRSQLEQIYREIQSDYYGESDFMLENSHLYYNYSKSAAGTWYAIESSMEDELYTDSLFRTCMLMYVVSLVIVSIMTIYLSKWIIKPTEFAWNQQKQFIADASHELKTPLTVILTNAELLNKNETSSTSQNKYISNILTESHQMKTLITHLLDLARIDRGIPKENFIPVDISGLVTDESLVMEVELFERGHLLETNVDEKLFVKGDLSKLREVIDILLDNAGKYAYDGTAIKMSLSKQYSSNILLSVSNKGDKLSDKELRDIFTRFYRTDSSRSHNGSYGLGLSIAKEIINQHGGMIWAECTDDEIIFKVKLPMLCLHRE
- a CDS encoding response regulator transcription factor, whose protein sequence is MRILVVEDEQILADSIVELLKSNNYEAEAAYDGVDGLDKARLQIYDLIVLDVMLPKINGFEVATTLRREHNGTPILMLTAKSDLDDRVRGLDSGADYYLTKPFESRELIACIRALTRRQKDQVDEITFGDLRLDLTGISMSCGAESIRLSSKEFDVLRLLMQAGSSNIPKSRILDQVWGYDSEAIENNVEVYVAFLRKKLKKLGSSVNICAVRGVGYHLE
- a CDS encoding transglutaminase domain-containing protein, producing MSYTSVTNISVKKYLALNKLLKMTRNAAVVILAAILVVINTPLYSKAEELTTITVNTFDKPEKITAIHIGQNVKQISSNSFVNMFNLKEITVSENNRYYSSYDGCLYDKKLTTLLCFPQARKSAYIPDSVVTIGVDALDGVETDLKKQVENTIAYNSEAGAAEQDILNPHLVYTDSGVMWDDGRGNLMPVNDGLMLVVAQFVTDNTDSKMRQNEQLRSCYNSLIENTTYSDYFYVPSGNWTGEKALSTLSTKVGDSYGMSAAFAYIAASLGYKTRVIVGVITDSEGKSQSAAWVQVEIDGTYYVFDPAMEKNLGEDCYKISATSSTNGITRKNSASYTVIF
- the udk gene encoding uridine kinase, translated to MSKTPFIIGIAGGTGSGKSTFTNRLKHIFKDQVTVLYYDNYYRAHDDLPFEERKKINYDHPDAFETDLLLEHLKMLKAGKSIECPVYDYTQHNRSDEVTVVNPSNIILLEGILVLADERLRDQMDIKIFVEADADERILRRVVRDVKERGRDIDNIVDQYLTTVKPMHYLYVEPTKMYADLVINSGMNDMALDVMATKINSLIEEN